From a single Kryptolebias marmoratus isolate JLee-2015 linkage group LG17, ASM164957v2, whole genome shotgun sequence genomic region:
- the pnpo gene encoding pyridoxine-5'-phosphate oxidase isoform X2: MFCSLQSQKASSDLMEMRSAGSLISFSKQCFEESQLVSLDPIQQFGNWFDEATKCPEIGEANAMCIATATRDGRPSARMVLLKGYSNEGFRFFTNYESRKGVELDSNPHACLVFYWEPLNRQIRIEGSVEKIPRQSSCEYFQSRPKSSQIGAAVSRQSRPIPSRDYLRQKNAELEKKYKDTEVPMPNDWGGYVVKPYSMEFWQGQTNRLHDRIVFTRKEVGEKLGELQQEAAGGWVFQRLSP, from the exons ATGTTCTGCAGCCTGCAGAGTCAAAAAGCTTCATCAGATCTTATGGAAATGAGGTCTGCAGGAAGTTTGATTTCTTTCAGCAAACAG TGCTTCGAGGAGAGCCAGCTCGTGTCTCTGGACCCCATCCAGCAGTTTGGAAACTGGTTCGATGAGGCGACCAAGTGTCCCGAGATCGGAGAGGCCAACGCCATGTGCATCGCTACTGCCACCAG AGACGGGCGTCCATCTGCTCGGATGGTTCTGCTGAAAGGCTACAGCAACGAAGGTTTCCGTTTCTTCACAAACTATGAGAGCAGGAAGGGTGTTGAGCTG GACAGTAATCCTCACGCCTGCCTGGTTTTCTACTGGGAGCCTTTGAACAGACAG ATCCGGATCGAAGGCTCCGTGGAGAAAATTCCCCGCCAGAGTTCCTGCGAGTATTTCCAGTCGCGGCCGAAGAGCAGCCAGATCGGCGCCGCTGTGAGCCGACAGAGCCGCCCGATTCCCAGCAGAGAC TATTTAAGGCAGAAAAATGCAGAACTGGAGAAGAAGTACAAAGACACAGAGGTACCGATGCCCAACGACTG GGGCGGCTACGTGGTCAAACCATATTCCATGGAGTTCTGGCAGGGTCAGACCAACCGGCTTCACGACCGGATTGTTTTCACCCGGAAGGAGGTCGGAGAGAAGCTGGGAGAGCTCCAGCAGGAAGCAGCGGGAGGATGGGTGTTCCAGCGTCTCTCTCCGTGA
- the pnpo gene encoding pyridoxine-5'-phosphate oxidase isoform X1 codes for MRRILSTKILKHFSLLGRNLPSSHTSVPVGKPNVLGLFFCTKKASGSSGMDLSNMRKKYKADEECFEESQLVSLDPIQQFGNWFDEATKCPEIGEANAMCIATATRDGRPSARMVLLKGYSNEGFRFFTNYESRKGVELDSNPHACLVFYWEPLNRQIRIEGSVEKIPRQSSCEYFQSRPKSSQIGAAVSRQSRPIPSRDYLRQKNAELEKKYKDTEVPMPNDWGGYVVKPYSMEFWQGQTNRLHDRIVFTRKEVGEKLGELQQEAAGGWVFQRLSP; via the exons ATGAGGCGCATACTCAGTACGAAGATATTAAAGCATTTCAGCTTGTTGGGCAGAAATCTCCCCTCCTCTCATACCTCCGTGCCTGTGGGGAAACCAAACGTTTTGGGGCTGTTTTTTTGCACTAAGAAGGCGAGTGGCAGCAGCGGGATGGACCTGAGTAACATGAGGAAGAAATACAAAGCAGATGAAGAG TGCTTCGAGGAGAGCCAGCTCGTGTCTCTGGACCCCATCCAGCAGTTTGGAAACTGGTTCGATGAGGCGACCAAGTGTCCCGAGATCGGAGAGGCCAACGCCATGTGCATCGCTACTGCCACCAG AGACGGGCGTCCATCTGCTCGGATGGTTCTGCTGAAAGGCTACAGCAACGAAGGTTTCCGTTTCTTCACAAACTATGAGAGCAGGAAGGGTGTTGAGCTG GACAGTAATCCTCACGCCTGCCTGGTTTTCTACTGGGAGCCTTTGAACAGACAG ATCCGGATCGAAGGCTCCGTGGAGAAAATTCCCCGCCAGAGTTCCTGCGAGTATTTCCAGTCGCGGCCGAAGAGCAGCCAGATCGGCGCCGCTGTGAGCCGACAGAGCCGCCCGATTCCCAGCAGAGAC TATTTAAGGCAGAAAAATGCAGAACTGGAGAAGAAGTACAAAGACACAGAGGTACCGATGCCCAACGACTG GGGCGGCTACGTGGTCAAACCATATTCCATGGAGTTCTGGCAGGGTCAGACCAACCGGCTTCACGACCGGATTGTTTTCACCCGGAAGGAGGTCGGAGAGAAGCTGGGAGAGCTCCAGCAGGAAGCAGCGGGAGGATGGGTGTTCCAGCGTCTCTCTCCGTGA
- the mrpl10 gene encoding 39S ribosomal protein L10, mitochondrial, with amino-acid sequence MAATLCAKLLPKHGWLPLTQSVRHGSKAVTRHRKPIPFLKQKLLAVTQYVPPVRGAPPGAYPSKSQEDQEENGFMRLQKNHLRKVFEDCRMIAVVQNNNCNAEDMLILRHRLHKHGISVKFFPKKVTLSFLSNSSYCNMAPLFIGPSVLFVSKEPKVREMLSTLRASPQMVLLGACVDDMLLSVQSLVKYSKLPSMTVVQGELVSGLTMLTSCTASMLQRHPAHLSVLLQQYVKQQSDAEPAAKAEEAT; translated from the exons ATGGCGGCGACCTTGTGTGCGAAGTTGCTACCAAAACATG GATGGCTGCCTTTGACTCAGAGTGTCCGGCACGGCTCCAAGGCTGTGACCCGGCACAGGAAACCCATTCCCTTCCTCAAACAGAAGCTCCTGGCCGTCACACAGTACGTCCCTCCGGTCCGGGGAGCTCCTCCGGGAGCCTATCCGTCAAAAAGCCAAGAAGACCAGGAG GAAAATGGTTTTATGCGACTTCAGAAGAACCATTTGAGGAAAGTGTTTGAGGACTGCAGGATGATCGCCGTCGTTCAGAACAACAACTGCAACGCCGAGGACATGCTGATCCTCAGGCACAGGCTGCATAAACACGGCATCAGTGTCAAGTTCTTCcccaaaaag GTGACTCTGTCGTTTCTGAGTAATTCTTCTTACTGCAACATGGCTCCCCTGTTCATCGGTCCAAGCGTTCTGTTTGTCAGTAAAGAACCGAAGGTGAGGGAGATGCTGTCCACCCTGAGGGCCAGCCCACAGATGGTGCTTTTAG GCGCCTGCGTAGACGACATGTTGCTGAGCGTGCAAAGCCTCGTGAAGTACTCCAAACTGCCGTCGATGACCGTAGTCCAGGGCGAGCTGGTGAGCGGGCTGACGATGCTGACCTCCTGCACAGCCTCCATGCTGCAGCGGCACCCGGCCCACCTCTCCGTCCTGCTTCAGCAGTACGTCAAACAGCAGAGCGACGCAGAGCCGGCTGCTAAAGCGGAGGAAGCCACATAG
- the prr15lb gene encoding proline-rich protein 15-like protein B yields MADSSWWKLTFLRKKKSEPKVLYEIPAEHGSNNKEQPNPSADSKDSQLNAKLEKIVDKSATKGRHVKVSHSGRFKEKKKVRATLAENPSLFAENHLSDENHKNKTDI; encoded by the coding sequence ATGGCTGACTCAAGCTGGTGGAAGCTGACCTTCCTACGCAAGAAGAAATCTGAGCCCAAAGTTCTGTACGAGATCCCGGCGGAGCATGGCAGCAACAACAAGGAGCAGCCGAACCCGTCCGCCGACAGCAAGGACAGCCAGTTAAACGCCAAGCTGGAGAAGATCGTGGACAAATCTGCCACCAAGGGGCGCCACGTCAAGGTCTCCCACTCCGGTCGCTtcaaggagaagaagaaggtcCGAGCCACGCTGGCCGAGAACCCCAGCCTGTTCGCGGAGAACCACCTCAGTGACGAGAACCATAAAAACAAGACTGACATATAG